The Eleutherodactylus coqui strain aEleCoq1 chromosome 13, aEleCoq1.hap1, whole genome shotgun sequence genome includes a window with the following:
- the LOC136588109 gene encoding gastrula zinc finger protein XlCGF53.1-like, translating to MKMEKDRNQMTDRILNLTLEIIYLLTGEDYVPAKKSGELVTPSNCPRVSGEASRTQSPSTVSPTHSQTPEECNEKKILELTNKIIQLLTGEVPIRCQDVTVYFSLEEWEYLEGHKDLYGDVMMETHQLFTSADNFEAKISPGDFHPTFHSPYYSGENNNFNKSNLRPELLKLYKTIERPGKSVSDESEDSSSSEDDFPNSDLYIHTQYTATDAQASESDSSDEDVIYISTEHTQAKRPPIFRREDPMPRDKASLLHVYNPRALVYRPAPIKQIPKINSNTQKMNAMLIKYGEFNRNFQMKPTPPPPRHSLPTTRRLFTCTECPKFFTSNSELTRHQRVHKRKKLTCSDCGKLFPYKSHLIRHQSVHTGERAFVCSECGENFLCKSHLVTHLRTHTREKPLVCQDCGKHFSCNSALITHRRIHTGEKPFVCPICGKAFAQSSNLLSHQRGHTGVKKFICRECGKSFAQKNDLNRHLKIHRGQIVFQHM from the exons ATGAAGATGGAGAAAGACAGAAATCAAATGACTGACAGGATATTAAATCTGACACTAGAGATCATCTACctactgactggagag GACTATGTACCTGCAAAAAAGTCAGGTGAGCTTGTTACCCCAAGCAATTGTCCCCGTGTGTCAGGAGAAGCAAGCAGGACCCAGAGCCCAAGCACAGTGTCTCCTACTCACTCACAGACACCGGAGGAATGCAATGAAAAGAAGATCCtggaactcaccaacaagatcattcagctgctgaccggagag gttcctataaggtgtcaggacgtcactgtctatttctccctggaggagtgggagtatttagaaggacacaaggatctctaTGGGGATGTcatgatggagacccaccagcTATTCACATCAGCAG ATAATTTTGAAGCCAAAATTTCTCCTGGAGATTTTCACCCCACTTTTCATTCTCCTTACTACAGTGGTGAGAATAACAACTTTAATAAGTCTAATCTGAGACCAGAATTGTTGAAACTATATAAAACGATTGAAAGACCTGGAAAATCAGTAAGTGATGAATCGGAGGACTCTTCTTCTAGTGAAGATGATTTTCCAAACAGTGATCTTTACATACACACTCAATACACAGCTACTGATGCCCAAGCCTCCGAGTCCGACTCTAGTGATGAGGATGTAATTTATATATCCACAGAACACACTCAAGCAAAACGTCCTCCGATATTTAGGAGGGAAGATCCAATGCCACGGGATAAAGCAAGCCTATTACATGTCTACAACCCAAGAGCTTTAGTTTACAGACCAGCTCCTATTAAACAAATCCCTAAAATTAACAGCAACACCCAGAAAATGAATGCCATGTTAATAAAATATGGTGAGTTCAACAGGAATTTTCAAATGAAACCAACTCCACCCCCTCCTCGGCATTCCTTGCCTACAACCCGGAGACTGTTCACCTGCACTGAGTGTCCAAAGTTTTTCACTAGTAATTCAGAACTGACTAGACATCAGCGAGTTCACAAGAGAAAGAAACTTACTTGCTCCGATTGTGGGAAGCTTTTCCCATACAAGTCGCATCTGATTAGACACCAGAgcgttcacacaggggagagagCTTTTGTGTGCTCGGAATGTGGCGAGAACTTCCTCTGTAAATCCCACCTGGTGACACATCTAAGAACCCACACAAGAGAAAAGCCTCTCGTCTGTCAGGATTGTGGCAAACATTTCTCTTGTAACTCTGCTCTCATCACTCATCGGAGAATCCACACTGGAGAGAAACCCTTTGTTTGCCCTATCTGTGGGAAAGCTTTTGCTCAAAGTTCGAACCTTCTCTCACATCAGAGAGGGCACACTGGAGTGAAGAAGTTTATCTGTCGTGAATGCGGCAAGAGCTTTGCCCAGAAAAATGACCTGAATAGACATTTGAAAATCCATAGAGGTCAGATTGTTTTTCAACATATGTAG